The Candidatus Hydrogenedentota bacterium genome window below encodes:
- a CDS encoding PQQ-binding-like beta-propeller repeat protein, which produces MSGTIPPQLPQQPPPLPPNLLKTPPNPQYRYTPPRRKASSDKTLAVTSLILGIVGLLGSSCFVGLFFAVAGILVGIFHLKGQTEARPVAWTGIALSTVACFVAVASMIFFSSLLGDMFGNMNQDMESHFFAEWEGVRAPDFDVVSDQGTKLKLSELRGQRVVVCVFEFMLTGQKQMIDDINTLATELTGSTTFIVINEGVASLPSVDKNGNPSKIQVVSSNMPVPYGDGALDTTLFFIERQGVIDHVIERKRSIEKLRKLATAPDYSWKVKEDPDDPEPELTESPSPLALKEMWRLPLSEAASLSIGDLNQDGSNDICVVNSDGKLTAYDPDGKPVHSIRLAGISVFGMRALGVQGVAMPRLESQVEFGTHKTGPRLLVYESLNGGVQILDMKGKELWSKGGFMGSGSAHWGDLDGDGSDEVTIATDGFGSIEACSAEGKSLWKDRIMGPMFSVAILPAYGNRKGYVFTPGMGESVRVYAHDGKQLDSISSGGLYVRNVEAAQLDAAGLAQIVVFGKDFDPDRGMVVAYDPDGNKAWSASVDSNLDFIRQINVCCGDADGDGVKDWVFPDATGDLIIVSHDGTKLGTLQISGSFDRIEILPRPGATSLLVALSRSSIIAYSLESASELPHEESSQEAKQDAPTP; this is translated from the coding sequence ATGTCCGGTACGATTCCACCGCAACTGCCTCAGCAGCCACCGCCGCTTCCGCCGAATCTATTGAAGACACCGCCAAATCCCCAATACCGCTACACCCCACCCAGAAGGAAAGCGTCATCCGACAAGACCCTTGCCGTGACAAGTCTGATTCTTGGAATTGTGGGCTTACTTGGTAGCTCATGTTTTGTGGGTCTTTTCTTTGCAGTTGCGGGAATCCTCGTTGGCATCTTTCACCTGAAAGGACAGACCGAAGCGCGTCCGGTTGCATGGACCGGTATTGCGCTATCGACGGTTGCTTGCTTTGTTGCGGTTGCCTCCATGATCTTCTTTTCATCGCTCCTCGGCGACATGTTCGGAAACATGAATCAGGATATGGAATCCCACTTCTTCGCGGAATGGGAAGGAGTGAGAGCACCCGATTTCGACGTAGTCTCAGACCAGGGGACAAAACTGAAGCTGAGCGAGCTTCGCGGACAGCGAGTGGTTGTCTGCGTATTTGAGTTCATGTTGACCGGCCAAAAGCAGATGATCGATGACATAAACACCTTGGCAACGGAACTGACGGGTTCAACCACCTTCATCGTCATCAATGAAGGAGTCGCATCGCTACCCTCGGTTGACAAGAATGGAAACCCCAGCAAGATCCAAGTCGTTTCTTCGAACATGCCTGTGCCGTATGGAGATGGCGCTCTGGATACCACGCTCTTTTTCATAGAGCGGCAGGGAGTTATCGATCATGTCATAGAGAGAAAGAGGAGTATCGAGAAGTTGCGCAAGTTAGCGACGGCGCCCGACTACTCCTGGAAGGTGAAAGAAGACCCGGATGACCCGGAACCGGAACTGACCGAAAGCCCGTCTCCACTCGCCCTCAAAGAGATGTGGAGACTTCCGTTATCTGAGGCCGCCTCCCTCTCGATTGGCGATCTGAATCAAGACGGCTCGAATGACATTTGTGTCGTCAACAGCGACGGCAAACTTACCGCCTACGATCCCGACGGCAAACCCGTTCATTCAATCCGATTGGCAGGCATCAGTGTATTCGGAATGCGCGCCCTGGGAGTACAGGGTGTAGCAATGCCCCGACTTGAGAGCCAAGTTGAATTCGGCACGCACAAGACGGGTCCGCGTTTGCTCGTGTATGAGAGTTTGAACGGAGGCGTCCAGATTCTTGACATGAAAGGAAAGGAGTTGTGGTCAAAGGGAGGCTTCATGGGGAGCGGGTCTGCACATTGGGGAGACCTGGACGGAGACGGATCGGACGAAGTGACCATAGCAACCGACGGTTTCGGGTCGATAGAGGCATGTTCAGCCGAAGGAAAGTCGCTGTGGAAAGACCGCATCATGGGTCCGATGTTCAGTGTCGCGATACTCCCGGCCTATGGCAACCGCAAAGGGTACGTTTTCACGCCCGGTATGGGCGAATCGGTGCGCGTGTATGCGCACGACGGCAAACAACTCGACAGCATTTCCTCCGGCGGTCTATATGTGCGTAATGTTGAAGCAGCTCAACTCGACGCTGCTGGTCTTGCTCAGATAGTTGTCTTCGGCAAAGACTTCGATCCAGACAGGGGAATGGTCGTTGCCTATGATCCAGATGGCAACAAGGCATGGTCTGCCTCTGTGGACTCCAATCTGGATTTCATTCGACAAATTAACGTGTGCTGCGGTGACGCCGATGGCGACGGCGTCAAGGACTGGGTCTTTCCCGACGCGACGGGAGACCTCATCATAGTCAGTCACGATGGGACGAAACTTGGCACTTTGCAGATAAGCGGCTCGTTTGATCGGATTGAAATTCTCCCCAGGCCGGGCGCTACTTCATTGCTCGTTGCGCTTTCAAGAAGCAGCATAATCGCTTATAGCCTGGAGTCCGCTTCTGAACTGCCGCACGAAGAATCGTCACAAGAGGCCAAGCAAGACGCTCCAACGCCTTAA
- a CDS encoding OmpA family protein: protein MMRKRMCSLIAVAIAVVCIGCQHGSHNDVHSAPPTTLGRPNVEVFSDLWPGKIDRDGVLAAPVYFDYDSYALRADALESLQKKSEILKGYPGLRVQIQGHCDERGSQEYNLALAETRAQTVRAHLEQLGVPSTQLMTISYGEEMPAVVGHDEVAWAKNRRCEFVH, encoded by the coding sequence ATGATGCGGAAGCGAATGTGCTCATTGATTGCAGTCGCAATTGCGGTAGTGTGTATTGGCTGCCAGCATGGCTCGCATAACGACGTGCACAGCGCCCCGCCGACCACTTTGGGCAGGCCGAATGTGGAGGTCTTTTCCGACCTGTGGCCGGGGAAGATTGATAGGGATGGAGTCCTTGCCGCGCCTGTGTACTTCGATTACGACAGCTACGCGTTGCGGGCCGATGCGTTGGAATCACTCCAAAAGAAATCGGAAATCCTAAAGGGTTACCCAGGTCTGCGAGTACAAATCCAAGGCCATTGCGACGAGCGAGGCTCTCAGGAATACAATCTCGCACTGGCAGAAACGCGAGCGCAGACGGTGCGTGCACATTTGGAACAGCTCGGTGTGCCTTCCACTCAACTCATGACAATCAGCTATGGGGAAGAAATGCCTGCTGTTGTTGGGCATGACGAGGTGGCGTGGGCCAAAAACCGGCGGTGCGAGTTTGTGCACTAA